A window from Setaria italica strain Yugu1 chromosome VIII, Setaria_italica_v2.0, whole genome shotgun sequence encodes these proteins:
- the LOC101767142 gene encoding uncharacterized protein LOC101767142, producing MASGAYPVQLLHRPGAAEGQWRNLGAAYAAVTFLRPQGQSLVLYAAGPDGQPQQPRRIVFVYPILPGDAFERLDGATLSWAEPECGDEFALCFLDDAACGAVCGAIAPVVRTPAVDGIADILAGLRVAREEGAPAPGGADIAARLAQLSIGRP from the coding sequence ATGGCGAGCGGCGCTTACCCCGTgcagctcctccaccgccccggcgccgccgagggccAGTGGCGCAACCTCGgcgccgcctacgccgccgtgACCTTCCTACGCCCGCAGGGGCAGTCCCTCGTCCTGTACGCCGCGGGACCCGACGGCCAGCCGCAGCAGCCGCGGCGCATCGTGTTCGTGTACCCGATCCTCCCGGGCGACGCCTTCGAGCGGCTGGACGGCGCGACGCTGTCGTGGGCGGAGCCCGAGTGCGGGGATGAGTTCGCGCTCTGCTTCCTCGACGACGCCGCGTGCGGGGCCGTCTGCGGCGCCATCGCCCCGGTGGTGAGGACCCCGGCGGTCGACGGCATCGCGGACATCCTGGCGGGGCTCCGCGTGGCGAGGGAGGagggcgcgccggcgcccggcggagCGGACATCGCCGCGCGGCTCGCGCAGCTCAGCATCGGCCGCCCGTGA
- the LOC101767543 gene encoding probable inactive serine/threonine-protein kinase bub1 isoform X1, whose amino-acid sequence MVGRALGMTGRQPNPIGAMAAAYAEQEKELLSSVVGDIRSYSGSDPLRPWLRGMRKMERALPPATLREKLPRFLQKCAQELQDDLRYRDDPRYLRVWIQLMDYVADAKPLLKKMERNGIGLKRASFYMAYALYYEKHKRFNDAEKMYRLGIQNLAEPIGELHKAHEQFILRMESYKRRKDKLQERMPRKAGPSEIMPTKAGPSITPMTQVEGESRNSKELKSNTIQKSGSSSNTSLGRHPPLGPAKVGMLSRGNSGANKNLSRCNSDDTVVVRFVGSALVGKSETEDACHHGLVEPTINTKEAMDAISSMFLEPVEPETMLKRRSKHEKSNFNQQPSAFDIFVDEDEPNCNGSKMLHRNSMKQEHPKFSQQTRGFEIFVDEDGPNGNDQNAEQNRNSRKANMKLNQETSGFEIFVDEDGPNGSDQNAGQNRNTGKENMKLDQETCGFQIFEDENEANGSIQNATYHKNNGLPPRPLCDSSRHQGESDFQKPFVGGFAILPDDEEEQCEKTVGVTINSRNVQPTHDNNTLLCPVQTNSGTRYREGSHPVCYGLREDTVIHRFVRSSIDDEPKVENACHHGLVDPTVNLKEAMDDINNMFGKPLNFKGEKTKRKTNALSDGKAVSVSGFSILADDDLKENTCKASQSSSCKFGDENGLFEPTITTRDVMAEINDMFGMPLDF is encoded by the exons ATGGTTGGCCGTGCACTagggatgacag GCCGCCAACCAAATCCAATCGGAGCCATGGCCGCCGCATACGCGGAGCAGGAGAAGGAGCTCCTTTCGTCGGTGGTGGGCGACATCCGGAGCTACTCCGGATCCGACCCCCTCCGCCCATGGCTCCG CGGGATGCGGAAGATGGAGcgggcgctgccgccggcgacgctgcGGGAGAAGCTGCCCAGGTTCCTCCAGAAGTGCGCCCAGGAGTTACAGGACGACCTGCGCTACCGCGACGACCCCCGCTACCTCCGCGTCTGGATCCAGCTG ATGGACTATGTGGCGGATGCGAAGCCATTGCTCAAGAAGATGGAGAGGAATGGAATAGGTCTTAAGAGAGCTTCATTTTATATGGCTTATGCGCTATATTATGAAAAGCATAAGAGGTTCAATGATGCAGAGAAGATGTACCGTCTGGGAATCCAGAA CCTGGCAGAGCCTATTGGTGAGTTGCACAAAGCACATGAACAGTTTATTCTTCGAATGGAATCATACAAGAGGAGGAAAGATAAA CTGCAGGAAAGAATGCCTAGGAAAGCTGGTCCAAGTGAAATAATGCCTACGAAAGCTGGGCCTAGTATTACACCTATGACCCAAGTTGAAG GTGAAAGCAGAAACAGTAAAGAACTGAAATCCAATACAATTCAGAAGTCAGGAAGCAGTTCTAATACTTCATTAGGTCGTCATCCTCCATTAGGACCTGCTAAAGTTGGTATGCTATCCAGAGGCAACTCAGGAGCAAACAAGAATTTGTCCCGTTGTAATAGCGATGATACTGTAGTTGTACGGTTTGTAGGCTCTGCATTGGTTGGGAAGTCAGAAACTGAAGATGCCTGCCATCATGGCCTGGTTGAACCAACTATAAACACTAAGGAGGCTATGGATGCCATCAGTAGCATGTTTTTGGAACCAGTGGAACCTGAGACAATGCTCAAGAGACGATCAAAGcatgaaaagtcaaattttaatCAGCAACCAAGTGCATTTGATATCTTTGTTGATGAAGATGAACCTAACTGTAATGGTTCCAAGATGCTCCACAGGAATAGCATGAAGCAAGAGCATCCAAAGTTCAGTCAGCAAACAAGAGGGTTTGAGATTTTTGTTGATGAGGATGGTCCTAATGGCAATGACCAAAATGCAGAGCAAAACAGGAACTCTAGGAAGGCAAACATGAAGTTAAATCAGGAAACAAGTGGGTTTGAAATCTTTGTTGATGAGGATGGTCCTAATGGCAGCGACCAAAATGCAGGACAAAATAGGAACACTGGGAAAGAAAACATGAAGTTAGATCAGGAAACATGTGGGTTTCAAATCTTTGAGGATGAAAATGAGGCTAATGGCAGCATCCAGAATGCCACGTACCACAAGAATAACGGGCTTCCTCCAAGACCATTGTGTGATTCATCAAGGCATCAAGGCGAAAGTGACTTCCAGAAGCCATTTGTTGGAGGATTTGCAATATTGccagatgatgaagaagaacaatGTGAGAAAACTGTTGGTGTAACTATAAATTCCAGAAATGTGCAGCCTACTCATGATAATAATACTTTGCTCTGTCCAGTTCAAACTAATTCTGGAACAAGATATCGTGAAGGTTCTCATCCTGTTTGTTATGGGCTTCGAGAAGACACAGTCATTCATAGGTTTGTTAGATCCTCTATTGATGATGAGCCTAAGGTGGAAAATGCATGCCACCATGGATTAGTGGATCCAACTGTCAATCTAAAGGAAGCTATGGATGATATAAATAACATGTTTGGGAAACCATTGAACTTCAAGGGTGAGAAAACAAAGCGGAAAACTAATGCGCTGTCAGATGGAAAAGCAGTTTCAGTTTCTGGTTTCTCCATATTAGCTGATGATGACCTAAAAGAGAACACCTGCAAAGCCAGTCAGAGCAGTTCCTGCAAATTTGGGGATGAGAATGGTCTGTTTGAGCCCACAATCACCACTCGTGATGTCATGGCGGAGATCAACGATATGTTTGGGATGCCACTAGACTTCTAA
- the LOC101767543 gene encoding probable inactive serine/threonine-protein kinase bub1 isoform X3 — protein MAAAYAEQEKELLSSVVGDIRSYSGSDPLRPWLRGMRKMERALPPATLREKLPRFLQKCAQELQDDLRYRDDPRYLRVWIQLMDYVADAKPLLKKMERNGIGLKRASFYMAYALYYEKHKRFNDAEKMYRLGIQNLAEPIGELHKAHEQFILRMESYKRRKDKLQERMPRKAGPSEIMPTKAGPSITPMTQVEGESRNSKELKSNTIQKSGSSSNTSLGRHPPLGPAKVGMLSRGNSGANKNLSRCNSDDTVVVRFVGSALVGKSETEDACHHGLVEPTINTKEAMDAISSMFLEPVEPETMLKRRSKHEKSNFNQQPSAFDIFVDEDEPNCNGSKMLHRNSMKQEHPKFSQQTRGFEIFVDEDGPNGNDQNAEQNRNSRKANMKLNQETSGFEIFVDEDGPNGSDQNAGQNRNTGKENMKLDQETCGFQIFEDENEANGSIQNATYHKNNGLPPRPLCDSSRHQGESDFQKPFVGGFAILPDDEEEQCEKTVGVTINSRNVQPTHDNNTLLCPVQTNSGTRYREGSHPVCYGLREDTVIHRFVRSSIDDEPKVENACHHGLVDPTVNLKEAMDDINNMFGKPLNFKGEKTKRKTNALSDGKAVSVSGFSILADDDLKENTCKASQSSSCKFGDENGLFEPTITTRDVMAEINDMFGMPLDF, from the exons ATGGCCGCCGCATACGCGGAGCAGGAGAAGGAGCTCCTTTCGTCGGTGGTGGGCGACATCCGGAGCTACTCCGGATCCGACCCCCTCCGCCCATGGCTCCG CGGGATGCGGAAGATGGAGcgggcgctgccgccggcgacgctgcGGGAGAAGCTGCCCAGGTTCCTCCAGAAGTGCGCCCAGGAGTTACAGGACGACCTGCGCTACCGCGACGACCCCCGCTACCTCCGCGTCTGGATCCAGCTG ATGGACTATGTGGCGGATGCGAAGCCATTGCTCAAGAAGATGGAGAGGAATGGAATAGGTCTTAAGAGAGCTTCATTTTATATGGCTTATGCGCTATATTATGAAAAGCATAAGAGGTTCAATGATGCAGAGAAGATGTACCGTCTGGGAATCCAGAA CCTGGCAGAGCCTATTGGTGAGTTGCACAAAGCACATGAACAGTTTATTCTTCGAATGGAATCATACAAGAGGAGGAAAGATAAA CTGCAGGAAAGAATGCCTAGGAAAGCTGGTCCAAGTGAAATAATGCCTACGAAAGCTGGGCCTAGTATTACACCTATGACCCAAGTTGAAG GTGAAAGCAGAAACAGTAAAGAACTGAAATCCAATACAATTCAGAAGTCAGGAAGCAGTTCTAATACTTCATTAGGTCGTCATCCTCCATTAGGACCTGCTAAAGTTGGTATGCTATCCAGAGGCAACTCAGGAGCAAACAAGAATTTGTCCCGTTGTAATAGCGATGATACTGTAGTTGTACGGTTTGTAGGCTCTGCATTGGTTGGGAAGTCAGAAACTGAAGATGCCTGCCATCATGGCCTGGTTGAACCAACTATAAACACTAAGGAGGCTATGGATGCCATCAGTAGCATGTTTTTGGAACCAGTGGAACCTGAGACAATGCTCAAGAGACGATCAAAGcatgaaaagtcaaattttaatCAGCAACCAAGTGCATTTGATATCTTTGTTGATGAAGATGAACCTAACTGTAATGGTTCCAAGATGCTCCACAGGAATAGCATGAAGCAAGAGCATCCAAAGTTCAGTCAGCAAACAAGAGGGTTTGAGATTTTTGTTGATGAGGATGGTCCTAATGGCAATGACCAAAATGCAGAGCAAAACAGGAACTCTAGGAAGGCAAACATGAAGTTAAATCAGGAAACAAGTGGGTTTGAAATCTTTGTTGATGAGGATGGTCCTAATGGCAGCGACCAAAATGCAGGACAAAATAGGAACACTGGGAAAGAAAACATGAAGTTAGATCAGGAAACATGTGGGTTTCAAATCTTTGAGGATGAAAATGAGGCTAATGGCAGCATCCAGAATGCCACGTACCACAAGAATAACGGGCTTCCTCCAAGACCATTGTGTGATTCATCAAGGCATCAAGGCGAAAGTGACTTCCAGAAGCCATTTGTTGGAGGATTTGCAATATTGccagatgatgaagaagaacaatGTGAGAAAACTGTTGGTGTAACTATAAATTCCAGAAATGTGCAGCCTACTCATGATAATAATACTTTGCTCTGTCCAGTTCAAACTAATTCTGGAACAAGATATCGTGAAGGTTCTCATCCTGTTTGTTATGGGCTTCGAGAAGACACAGTCATTCATAGGTTTGTTAGATCCTCTATTGATGATGAGCCTAAGGTGGAAAATGCATGCCACCATGGATTAGTGGATCCAACTGTCAATCTAAAGGAAGCTATGGATGATATAAATAACATGTTTGGGAAACCATTGAACTTCAAGGGTGAGAAAACAAAGCGGAAAACTAATGCGCTGTCAGATGGAAAAGCAGTTTCAGTTTCTGGTTTCTCCATATTAGCTGATGATGACCTAAAAGAGAACACCTGCAAAGCCAGTCAGAGCAGTTCCTGCAAATTTGGGGATGAGAATGGTCTGTTTGAGCCCACAATCACCACTCGTGATGTCATGGCGGAGATCAACGATATGTTTGGGATGCCACTAGACTTCTAA
- the LOC101767543 gene encoding probable inactive serine/threonine-protein kinase bub1 isoform X2 — MVGRALGMTGRQPNPIGAMAAAYAEQEKELLSSVVGDIRSYSGSDPLRPWLRGMRKMERALPPATLREKLPRFLQKCAQELQDDLRYRDDPRYLRVWIQLMDYVADAKPLLKKMERNGIGLKRASFYMAYALYYEKHKRFNDAEKMYRLGIQNLAEPIGELHKAHEQFILRMESYKRRKDKERMPRKAGPSEIMPTKAGPSITPMTQVEGESRNSKELKSNTIQKSGSSSNTSLGRHPPLGPAKVGMLSRGNSGANKNLSRCNSDDTVVVRFVGSALVGKSETEDACHHGLVEPTINTKEAMDAISSMFLEPVEPETMLKRRSKHEKSNFNQQPSAFDIFVDEDEPNCNGSKMLHRNSMKQEHPKFSQQTRGFEIFVDEDGPNGNDQNAEQNRNSRKANMKLNQETSGFEIFVDEDGPNGSDQNAGQNRNTGKENMKLDQETCGFQIFEDENEANGSIQNATYHKNNGLPPRPLCDSSRHQGESDFQKPFVGGFAILPDDEEEQCEKTVGVTINSRNVQPTHDNNTLLCPVQTNSGTRYREGSHPVCYGLREDTVIHRFVRSSIDDEPKVENACHHGLVDPTVNLKEAMDDINNMFGKPLNFKGEKTKRKTNALSDGKAVSVSGFSILADDDLKENTCKASQSSSCKFGDENGLFEPTITTRDVMAEINDMFGMPLDF; from the exons ATGGTTGGCCGTGCACTagggatgacag GCCGCCAACCAAATCCAATCGGAGCCATGGCCGCCGCATACGCGGAGCAGGAGAAGGAGCTCCTTTCGTCGGTGGTGGGCGACATCCGGAGCTACTCCGGATCCGACCCCCTCCGCCCATGGCTCCG CGGGATGCGGAAGATGGAGcgggcgctgccgccggcgacgctgcGGGAGAAGCTGCCCAGGTTCCTCCAGAAGTGCGCCCAGGAGTTACAGGACGACCTGCGCTACCGCGACGACCCCCGCTACCTCCGCGTCTGGATCCAGCTG ATGGACTATGTGGCGGATGCGAAGCCATTGCTCAAGAAGATGGAGAGGAATGGAATAGGTCTTAAGAGAGCTTCATTTTATATGGCTTATGCGCTATATTATGAAAAGCATAAGAGGTTCAATGATGCAGAGAAGATGTACCGTCTGGGAATCCAGAA CCTGGCAGAGCCTATTGGTGAGTTGCACAAAGCACATGAACAGTTTATTCTTCGAATGGAATCATACAAGAGGAGGAAAGATAAA GAAAGAATGCCTAGGAAAGCTGGTCCAAGTGAAATAATGCCTACGAAAGCTGGGCCTAGTATTACACCTATGACCCAAGTTGAAG GTGAAAGCAGAAACAGTAAAGAACTGAAATCCAATACAATTCAGAAGTCAGGAAGCAGTTCTAATACTTCATTAGGTCGTCATCCTCCATTAGGACCTGCTAAAGTTGGTATGCTATCCAGAGGCAACTCAGGAGCAAACAAGAATTTGTCCCGTTGTAATAGCGATGATACTGTAGTTGTACGGTTTGTAGGCTCTGCATTGGTTGGGAAGTCAGAAACTGAAGATGCCTGCCATCATGGCCTGGTTGAACCAACTATAAACACTAAGGAGGCTATGGATGCCATCAGTAGCATGTTTTTGGAACCAGTGGAACCTGAGACAATGCTCAAGAGACGATCAAAGcatgaaaagtcaaattttaatCAGCAACCAAGTGCATTTGATATCTTTGTTGATGAAGATGAACCTAACTGTAATGGTTCCAAGATGCTCCACAGGAATAGCATGAAGCAAGAGCATCCAAAGTTCAGTCAGCAAACAAGAGGGTTTGAGATTTTTGTTGATGAGGATGGTCCTAATGGCAATGACCAAAATGCAGAGCAAAACAGGAACTCTAGGAAGGCAAACATGAAGTTAAATCAGGAAACAAGTGGGTTTGAAATCTTTGTTGATGAGGATGGTCCTAATGGCAGCGACCAAAATGCAGGACAAAATAGGAACACTGGGAAAGAAAACATGAAGTTAGATCAGGAAACATGTGGGTTTCAAATCTTTGAGGATGAAAATGAGGCTAATGGCAGCATCCAGAATGCCACGTACCACAAGAATAACGGGCTTCCTCCAAGACCATTGTGTGATTCATCAAGGCATCAAGGCGAAAGTGACTTCCAGAAGCCATTTGTTGGAGGATTTGCAATATTGccagatgatgaagaagaacaatGTGAGAAAACTGTTGGTGTAACTATAAATTCCAGAAATGTGCAGCCTACTCATGATAATAATACTTTGCTCTGTCCAGTTCAAACTAATTCTGGAACAAGATATCGTGAAGGTTCTCATCCTGTTTGTTATGGGCTTCGAGAAGACACAGTCATTCATAGGTTTGTTAGATCCTCTATTGATGATGAGCCTAAGGTGGAAAATGCATGCCACCATGGATTAGTGGATCCAACTGTCAATCTAAAGGAAGCTATGGATGATATAAATAACATGTTTGGGAAACCATTGAACTTCAAGGGTGAGAAAACAAAGCGGAAAACTAATGCGCTGTCAGATGGAAAAGCAGTTTCAGTTTCTGGTTTCTCCATATTAGCTGATGATGACCTAAAAGAGAACACCTGCAAAGCCAGTCAGAGCAGTTCCTGCAAATTTGGGGATGAGAATGGTCTGTTTGAGCCCACAATCACCACTCGTGATGTCATGGCGGAGATCAACGATATGTTTGGGATGCCACTAGACTTCTAA